The proteins below come from a single Acaryochloris sp. CCMEE 5410 genomic window:
- a CDS encoding DUF2555 domain-containing protein, with the protein MSVTHSENKSVSGFTEEDVALLAKRLEEDDYETPFAALEDWHLLRSIAFQRPELTESYLYLLDLEAFDES; encoded by the coding sequence ATGAGTGTCACACACAGCGAAAACAAAAGCGTTTCAGGGTTCACCGAAGAGGATGTAGCGCTACTCGCCAAGCGGTTAGAAGAAGATGACTACGAAACCCCCTTTGCTGCTTTAGAAGATTGGCATTTACTCCGATCCATTGCATTCCAACGTCCAGAGCTAACTGAATCTTATCTTTACCTATTAGATCTAGAAGCATTCGACGAATCCTAA
- the coaBC gene encoding bifunctional phosphopantothenoylcysteine decarboxylase/phosphopantothenate--cysteine ligase CoaBC, which translates to MSSRIVIGIGGGIAAYKVCEVISALVKSGAEVKAILTSAAQEFITPLTITTLCRQPAYEDTSLWQPHHTRPLHIELGEWADLLVLAPLTANTLAKLNAGLADNLLTNTVLASTAPILVAPAMNTTMWQQAVVQRNWHQLLENQRYHALGPAAGMLACDTVGEGRMAEPVDLLTYINSLLMTTGERDLLGKRLLISAGGTREHLDPVRFIGNPSSGKMGLALALAAWYRGASVQLVHGPLTSPLPTTPQLETVAVTSSAEMRTAMLAAYPQADWTIMAAAVGDVKPAHYFPEKLPKKSLPSDLPLKPIPDILAELGQQKQPHQKLIGFAAQTGEIIAPAQDKLARKNLDAIVANPIDQLQSGFGSDHNQAIFLDSAGHQVAIPQCSKLLMAHQVLTLIDGLA; encoded by the coding sequence GTGTCTTCCCGCATCGTTATTGGTATCGGTGGCGGCATTGCTGCCTACAAAGTCTGTGAAGTCATCTCAGCATTAGTTAAATCGGGTGCTGAAGTTAAGGCAATCCTCACTTCTGCCGCCCAAGAGTTTATTACGCCCTTAACCATCACCACCCTCTGCCGACAGCCAGCCTATGAGGACACCAGTCTTTGGCAGCCCCACCATACTCGCCCATTACATATTGAGTTGGGAGAATGGGCTGATTTGTTGGTCCTAGCCCCTTTAACCGCAAATACCTTAGCCAAACTAAACGCGGGATTGGCGGACAATCTATTGACCAATACTGTTTTAGCTTCAACTGCTCCTATCCTGGTAGCCCCTGCGATGAATACCACCATGTGGCAACAGGCAGTCGTTCAACGCAATTGGCATCAACTACTTGAGAATCAGCGGTATCACGCATTGGGTCCAGCGGCTGGGATGTTAGCTTGTGACACCGTGGGAGAAGGGCGGATGGCAGAACCCGTCGATCTCTTGACCTACATCAATTCCCTGTTAATGACCACAGGCGAGCGAGATCTGTTGGGCAAACGGCTTCTGATCAGTGCTGGCGGAACACGTGAGCACCTCGATCCAGTCCGGTTTATTGGCAATCCATCATCAGGAAAAATGGGACTGGCTTTAGCTTTGGCAGCTTGGTACAGAGGGGCAAGCGTTCAGTTGGTGCATGGTCCCTTAACATCCCCATTGCCAACAACACCCCAATTAGAAACCGTTGCCGTGACCAGTTCGGCAGAAATGCGTACAGCAATGTTAGCCGCATATCCTCAAGCTGACTGGACTATCATGGCAGCGGCAGTTGGTGACGTGAAGCCAGCCCACTATTTTCCTGAGAAGCTACCGAAAAAATCCCTACCTTCGGATCTGCCCCTCAAACCTATTCCCGATATCCTGGCAGAACTTGGTCAACAAAAACAGCCACACCAAAAACTGATTGGTTTTGCCGCCCAAACGGGAGAGATTATTGCACCTGCCCAAGATAAGTTAGCGAGAAAAAACTTGGATGCGATTGTTGCTAATCCTATTGATCAACTCCAAAGTGGATTTGGTTCTGATCATAATCAAGCTATATTTCTAGATTCGGCAGGGCATCAGGTGGCTATTCCCCAATGCAGCAAATTGTTGATGGCCCATCAAGTCCTGACTCTCATTGATGGATTAGCCTGA
- a CDS encoding type IV pilin-like G/H family protein — protein sequence MPDKSLRYPTALLSTVAAFLLLASCSTENPTGDNSSTSNTWQGTWELKDPARGETVTFVLGPDQKVYLIAPDPTTTEDKVFEIPLTKVSDKTDLPENIKPVSLFDAITSQANNQASRAREAGAKSALGSINRAQQAHRLEHPTFATSYEELELSRFNAESYDIQIVSGDENRAYATATSKRSDTKSFSGVVTVKDGITNAFICETESASKTPPPIDCEP from the coding sequence ATGCCTGATAAATCATTGCGATATCCTACTGCTCTTCTAAGTACGGTTGCAGCTTTTCTATTATTGGCGAGTTGTTCTACTGAGAACCCAACTGGTGACAATTCATCTACAAGCAATACTTGGCAAGGAACTTGGGAATTGAAAGATCCAGCCAGAGGCGAAACGGTTACCTTTGTCTTAGGGCCAGATCAAAAGGTCTATCTGATTGCCCCCGACCCAACAACGACAGAGGACAAAGTATTTGAAATTCCACTCACAAAAGTTTCAGACAAGACTGATTTACCTGAGAACATCAAACCCGTTTCCTTGTTTGATGCCATCACTAGTCAGGCAAATAATCAGGCAAGTCGAGCGAGAGAAGCTGGTGCAAAAAGTGCTCTTGGATCTATAAATAGAGCCCAACAAGCTCATCGACTTGAGCATCCAACTTTTGCGACGTCTTATGAAGAGTTAGAACTCAGCCGTTTTAATGCCGAATCTTATGATATTCAGATTGTTTCAGGTGACGAGAACCGAGCTTATGCAACTGCGACATCCAAGCGCTCAGACACCAAAAGTTTTAGTGGCGTAGTCACTGTAAAAGATGGGATTACCAATGCGTTTATCTGTGAGACGGAATCCGCATCCAAAACTCCTCCTCCTATAGACTGTGAACCCTAG
- the moaC gene encoding cyclic pyranopterin monophosphate synthase MoaC, which translates to MTNQNPALTHLDHQGEAQMVDVSEKIATVRMATATGQVKMTDETFEAIQAGNAPKGDVLGTARLAGIMAAKQTSQLIPLCHPLPLSKVEVSIQPQPALPGYEIQAQVKTKAETGVEMEALTAVSIAALTLYDMAKALDKSMQIVNVQLLEKIGGKSGHWRVGSTD; encoded by the coding sequence ATGACGAATCAAAATCCAGCCCTGACTCACCTTGATCACCAGGGGGAAGCCCAAATGGTGGATGTTTCAGAAAAGATCGCAACGGTAAGGATGGCAACTGCCACGGGCCAGGTAAAGATGACCGATGAAACCTTCGAAGCCATCCAAGCAGGGAATGCCCCTAAAGGGGATGTTCTGGGTACTGCCCGACTGGCCGGGATCATGGCAGCAAAACAAACCTCTCAACTGATTCCCCTCTGTCATCCTCTACCACTGAGTAAGGTTGAGGTTTCAATTCAGCCCCAACCCGCTTTGCCCGGATATGAAATTCAAGCCCAGGTCAAAACGAAAGCTGAAACGGGTGTGGAGATGGAGGCTCTCACAGCCGTTTCCATTGCGGCTTTAACGCTCTATGACATGGCTAAAGCTCTGGATAAATCCATGCAGATCGTCAATGTCCAATTGCTGGAAAAAATTGGGGGGAAGTCTGGACACTGGCGAGTAGGTTCTACCGATTAG
- a CDS encoding glutaredoxin has translation MSGHEVNITLYRWAGAWGPFKVKIPCGECTLTKDVILDTLEHELAGIPVILEIREWLTEWWKPLLKGGWHAPIVMVNGKVISQGHALNRGLLTEAVTAAYASKAPIQRSHLFGKESCPHCKRAKAYLDQAGIQYTYHDVVRSPRSLYEMLARVKPLVGPKTPITVPQIWLGGQYIGGADRLEQVMHEQGLFRPEYNTVKTTLQPR, from the coding sequence ATGTCAGGCCACGAAGTTAATATCACCTTGTATCGATGGGCGGGAGCATGGGGACCTTTTAAGGTCAAAATTCCTTGTGGCGAATGTACTCTGACCAAGGATGTCATTTTAGACACTTTGGAGCATGAGTTAGCAGGCATTCCCGTCATACTCGAAATTCGCGAGTGGCTCACAGAGTGGTGGAAGCCTTTACTCAAAGGGGGATGGCATGCTCCGATTGTGATGGTCAATGGCAAAGTGATTAGCCAAGGTCATGCACTGAATCGAGGACTACTGACAGAAGCCGTTACAGCTGCCTACGCATCCAAAGCCCCTATCCAAAGAAGTCATTTATTCGGTAAAGAAAGCTGTCCCCACTGCAAACGCGCCAAAGCTTATTTAGACCAAGCGGGTATTCAGTATACCTACCACGATGTGGTTCGCAGTCCTCGCTCACTCTACGAAATGTTGGCCCGAGTAAAGCCCCTCGTTGGCCCCAAAACCCCTATAACTGTTCCCCAAATTTGGCTGGGAGGGCAGTATATTGGCGGGGCTGATCGACTAGAGCAGGTCATGCATGAGCAAGGATTATTCCGGCCTGAGTACAACACTGTGAAGACTACTCTTCAACCTAGATGA
- a CDS encoding ATP-grasp domain-containing protein, which produces MNSLVSLSMPPINRAFIQELGNGRLEAEEQLVVEALKQKGIPFSFFTAKRIRRRQLPLDGHSLVIGDIPCILGALKQLNIPVPELNDYPVCLNSFLHRQLWQSTLSELATRLEKGDYPAIFAKPCSRRKQFTGAIFQSEADLAQASGISKHEKLICAEVVHWRSEYRVYVVRSQIRGIHHYEGNPLEPIDRGVVEEAIRILNESGEAYAGYAIDFGVLDSGKTALIEMNDGFAVGAYGVSAQDYTDMVWARWEELLSQMAT; this is translated from the coding sequence ATGAATTCTCTCGTTTCTTTATCCATGCCACCGATTAATCGAGCTTTTATTCAAGAGCTAGGAAATGGAAGACTAGAAGCAGAAGAACAACTGGTGGTTGAAGCCTTAAAACAGAAAGGAATACCGTTTTCCTTCTTCACAGCTAAGCGTATCCGTCGCCGACAGCTCCCTCTGGATGGACATTCACTGGTTATTGGCGATATCCCTTGTATTTTAGGGGCATTGAAACAACTGAATATTCCTGTGCCAGAGCTGAATGACTATCCAGTTTGCCTAAACAGCTTCTTGCATCGGCAGCTTTGGCAATCCACCTTATCTGAATTAGCCACAAGATTAGAGAAAGGGGACTATCCAGCCATTTTCGCCAAACCTTGTTCTCGTCGGAAGCAATTTACGGGGGCAATTTTCCAATCTGAGGCGGATTTAGCCCAGGCTTCGGGAATATCTAAGCATGAAAAATTGATTTGCGCCGAAGTCGTCCACTGGCGCAGTGAGTATCGCGTTTATGTTGTTCGGTCTCAGATTAGAGGGATTCACCACTATGAGGGCAATCCACTTGAACCAATAGATCGAGGCGTTGTTGAAGAGGCGATCCGTATCCTTAACGAATCGGGTGAGGCTTATGCAGGTTATGCCATTGATTTTGGTGTACTCGATTCTGGCAAAACCGCTTTGATTGAAATGAATGATGGATTTGCCGTTGGTGCCTATGGGGTAAGTGCCCAAGATTACACCGATATGGTTTGGGCGAGATGGGAAGAGCTGCTCAGCCAGATGGCAACCTAG
- a CDS encoding GIY-YIG nuclease family protein, whose protein sequence is MGIENPNAIEHQNVPQAHQGLHDFLYSSDDEHTAETTTTPTTDQAAESPIPVATWCEASGEAKIAGVYAVFDQAGNPQYVNYSRNVSLSLKSHISQHGEEICAQVKVQPFKFPKRAEMEQLRDEWIAAFPSLPPGNTGDGKWAGTVKDAAIQAMSAQERQAYEEKKVKLQKAMALGVAGSTQPQSEAERRQNLESAIKDDNWSEVIREQTKETHAE, encoded by the coding sequence GTGGGTATCGAAAATCCGAATGCAATTGAGCATCAAAATGTACCGCAAGCCCATCAAGGATTGCATGATTTTCTCTACAGCTCCGATGACGAACATACTGCTGAAACCACAACGACCCCAACCACAGATCAAGCTGCTGAATCTCCGATTCCTGTTGCCACTTGGTGTGAAGCCTCTGGAGAAGCCAAGATTGCGGGGGTTTATGCGGTCTTTGATCAAGCAGGTAATCCTCAATACGTAAACTATTCCCGCAATGTTTCCCTCTCTTTGAAGAGCCATATTTCCCAACATGGCGAGGAGATTTGCGCCCAAGTTAAAGTCCAGCCCTTTAAATTTCCCAAACGGGCTGAAATGGAGCAGTTAAGAGATGAATGGATCGCAGCTTTCCCCAGTCTTCCCCCTGGAAATACCGGAGATGGTAAATGGGCTGGCACGGTCAAGGATGCAGCGATTCAAGCCATGTCTGCTCAAGAGCGGCAAGCCTATGAAGAGAAAAAGGTGAAGTTGCAAAAGGCCATGGCTTTAGGTGTTGCTGGCAGTACCCAGCCCCAGAGCGAAGCAGAACGGCGTCAGAATTTGGAGTCGGCGATCAAAGACGATAACTGGAGTGAAGTGATCCGAGAACAAACCAAAGAAACCCATGCTGAATAA
- a CDS encoding carboxymuconolactone decarboxylase family protein: MTQRFDISQSDPNAYQAMVGLETYLRKCGLQPQLLHLIKTRASQINGCAFCIDMHTKEARADGESEQRLYGLSAWAETPFFTPAERAALALTEVVTRISEQAVPDAVYAEACQHFSETEVTQLLMAIVTINSWNRLAIASQVLPGSYTVPVAA; the protein is encoded by the coding sequence ATGACGCAACGATTCGATATCAGTCAATCCGATCCAAACGCATATCAAGCCATGGTGGGGTTGGAAACCTATCTCCGTAAGTGCGGCCTGCAGCCACAATTACTGCATTTAATTAAAACAAGAGCTTCTCAGATCAATGGCTGTGCCTTCTGCATTGATATGCACACCAAAGAAGCCAGAGCCGATGGCGAATCGGAACAACGGCTCTATGGGCTCAGTGCCTGGGCAGAAACCCCCTTCTTCACCCCTGCGGAACGAGCTGCCCTAGCCTTAACTGAGGTGGTCACCCGGATCTCTGAGCAAGCGGTTCCTGATGCGGTCTATGCTGAAGCGTGCCAACATTTCTCTGAAACAGAAGTGACACAATTATTGATGGCCATTGTGACTATCAATAGTTGGAATCGACTTGCGATCGCATCCCAAGTCCTACCCGGCAGCTATACCGTACCTGTCGCCGCTTGA
- a CDS encoding RNA polymerase sigma-70 factor, producing MGTQPSTASQSLTDDFLEHWSLLFAIAYRMLGTVMDAEDMVQDTFLKWQTVSKSQVRSAKSYLTTIITRLCIDRLRSAQVQREQYIGPWLPEPIVTAFSADPHYQVEQADSLTMAFLVMLERLSPIERAVFLLREIFDYDYDEIAPIVEKSTVNCRQIARRARQQVTKPRSRFSASPEQHHQLTLKFMQACQQGEMEDLLHCLADDITLWSDGGGQVTAALKPIQGSVKVSGFLRAIYRYQRKLGFIPDLELVQVNGQTGIQFSIAGQVETIAVLETTDQQIISIFFIRNPQKLRIEQIHHSSILD from the coding sequence ATGGGCACTCAACCCTCGACAGCCTCTCAGTCCCTAACAGATGATTTTTTGGAGCATTGGTCGCTTTTGTTTGCGATCGCATATCGGATGCTGGGTACCGTTATGGATGCCGAGGACATGGTGCAGGATACCTTCCTCAAATGGCAGACTGTATCTAAATCCCAGGTGCGGTCTGCTAAAAGCTATTTGACCACCATCATTACTCGGCTGTGTATTGATCGGTTACGATCCGCTCAAGTCCAGCGCGAGCAATATATTGGCCCTTGGCTACCGGAGCCGATTGTCACTGCTTTCTCAGCTGATCCCCACTATCAGGTGGAACAGGCTGACTCCCTAACCATGGCCTTTTTGGTCATGCTAGAGCGACTCTCTCCCATTGAGAGAGCCGTTTTTCTATTACGAGAGATCTTTGACTATGACTACGACGAAATTGCACCTATTGTTGAAAAGAGTACGGTGAACTGTCGCCAAATTGCTCGCCGTGCTCGTCAACAGGTAACGAAACCGCGATCACGGTTTTCAGCTTCCCCTGAACAGCATCACCAACTCACCTTGAAATTTATGCAGGCTTGCCAGCAGGGAGAGATGGAGGATTTACTCCATTGTCTGGCTGATGATATTACCCTCTGGTCTGATGGCGGGGGGCAAGTTACCGCAGCCCTTAAGCCCATCCAGGGTTCAGTAAAAGTGAGCGGTTTCCTCCGTGCTATCTATCGGTATCAGAGAAAATTGGGGTTCATTCCAGATCTTGAATTAGTACAGGTCAATGGCCAGACTGGCATTCAGTTCTCCATCGCAGGCCAAGTGGAAACAATTGCTGTTTTAGAAACGACCGACCAACAGATCATATCGATCTTTTTTATCAGAAATCCCCAGAAATTAAGGATAGAGCAAATCCATCATTCCAGCATTTTAGATTGA
- a CDS encoding putative molybdenum carrier protein has translation MSVLFQKIVSGGQTGADRAALDWAIVMEIEHGGWCPQGRQAEDGIIPTCYPLQETPSSDYAQRTEWNIRDSDATVIFSLSSFLSGGTLLTQQLAKQIQKPWIHLHAGMGIKNGAVVLHQFVSQFSIKVLNIAGPRQSEEPTIGEFLTQVMNTAFTRNN, from the coding sequence ATGTCTGTCTTGTTTCAGAAAATCGTGTCCGGTGGCCAAACAGGGGCTGATCGAGCTGCCTTGGATTGGGCTATTGTTATGGAAATTGAACATGGGGGATGGTGTCCCCAAGGACGACAGGCAGAAGATGGGATTATTCCAACCTGTTACCCCTTACAAGAAACGCCCTCTTCAGACTATGCTCAACGAACAGAATGGAATATTCGCGACTCTGATGCTACAGTCATCTTTTCCCTGTCATCCTTTCTTAGTGGAGGCACCCTCTTAACCCAGCAATTGGCCAAGCAAATCCAAAAGCCTTGGATACATCTCCATGCAGGTATGGGGATAAAGAATGGCGCTGTTGTTCTCCATCAGTTTGTCAGCCAGTTCTCGATTAAAGTCCTAAATATTGCTGGCCCCCGACAGTCGGAAGAACCCACCATTGGCGAGTTCTTGACCCAAGTGATGAACACTGCCTTTACTAGAAATAATTAG
- a CDS encoding SRPBCC family protein, translating into MHHVHVKIVIRADQQTVFQAISDHEKFLNRPEVKCQLIQEGFDSINGCGAIREVTLSWGTFQEEVTVFQAPNHFEYKIRSFSNAQGESGPFWHDRGWLDFSSENEGTQIDWHTRFEIPSPMGQSIIEWLAGWRTQRMFMKLLHQVKTKLENSLTVDTISC; encoded by the coding sequence ATGCATCATGTCCACGTCAAAATTGTGATTCGAGCTGATCAACAAACCGTTTTTCAGGCCATTTCCGACCATGAGAAGTTCTTGAATCGTCCTGAAGTTAAGTGCCAACTTATCCAAGAAGGTTTCGACTCCATCAATGGCTGCGGTGCCATCAGAGAAGTTACTCTATCCTGGGGCACTTTTCAGGAGGAAGTGACCGTTTTCCAAGCCCCTAACCATTTTGAATATAAGATTCGGTCTTTCTCCAATGCTCAGGGAGAATCAGGTCCCTTCTGGCATGATCGAGGCTGGTTGGATTTTTCATCTGAAAACGAGGGAACACAAATCGATTGGCATACTCGATTTGAAATCCCTAGTCCAATGGGTCAAAGCATCATCGAATGGTTAGCTGGGTGGCGAACCCAAAGGATGTTTATGAAACTATTGCACCAAGTCAAAACCAAACTTGAGAATTCTCTGACGGTTGATACCATAAGTTGCTAA
- a CDS encoding DEAD/DEAH box helicase codes for MSQPTLSRFADLAIAPPLLQAVEEVGYESPSPIQAQSIPPLLAGRDLLGQAQTGTGKTAAFALPLLSQLDLSQAHPQILVLAPTRELAIQVAEAMQTYARYLPGFHIATLYGGQNISTQLRQLRRGVHVVVGTPGRLIDHLLRGTLKLDNLSTVVLDEADEMLRMGFIEDVEKILDETPKGRQVALFSATMPSAIRRVAQRHLNDPVEIKIKSKTATVSTVTQRYWQVRGLSKLDALTRILEVEDFEAMLVFVRTKVMAAELAEKLEARGYSSAVLSGDISQPLREKTIERIKAGRLDIIVATDVAARGLDVERISHVINYDIPYDTETYVHRIGRTGRAGRQGDAILFVSSREKRMLRSIEQATRQPIQPMPIPSHADIADRRIVQFKQVITDTIEDQDLGFFEDLISNYQQEQDLSLREIAASLAYLVQKDKPLVPPKEDLSSDPGHAVQTSNWAADLGKPSHQQMQLFRIEVGRQHEVKPKNIVGAIANEVNLAPRYIGQIKLFDTFSTVYLPECMPKPIFQHLKQVRVRGQKLNISLCTKEERSRKRSGKSVHKGRHKKHSHRKAKAGKS; via the coding sequence ATGTCACAACCTACCCTTTCTCGGTTTGCCGATCTTGCGATCGCACCTCCGTTGCTGCAAGCCGTTGAAGAAGTCGGCTACGAATCTCCTTCTCCGATCCAAGCCCAGAGTATTCCTCCGTTATTAGCAGGCCGGGATTTGCTCGGCCAAGCCCAAACGGGAACGGGTAAAACAGCCGCCTTTGCGCTCCCCCTGCTGAGCCAACTGGATCTATCCCAAGCCCATCCTCAAATTCTGGTCTTAGCGCCAACCCGAGAGTTAGCGATTCAGGTGGCCGAAGCGATGCAGACTTATGCTCGCTATCTGCCTGGCTTTCATATCGCCACCCTTTACGGTGGACAGAACATCAGCACTCAGCTCCGACAACTCCGTCGCGGCGTTCATGTGGTTGTAGGAACCCCCGGACGACTGATCGATCACCTCCTCCGAGGCACCCTCAAGCTCGACAACCTCTCGACAGTTGTTTTAGATGAAGCCGACGAAATGCTGCGTATGGGCTTTATCGAAGATGTTGAGAAAATCCTCGACGAAACCCCCAAAGGACGGCAGGTCGCTCTATTTTCCGCCACCATGCCCTCTGCGATACGGCGAGTGGCACAGCGACATCTCAACGATCCTGTTGAAATTAAAATTAAGTCGAAAACGGCAACGGTTTCGACGGTCACCCAGCGTTATTGGCAAGTTCGCGGCCTCAGCAAGCTAGATGCCCTGACCCGCATCCTAGAAGTTGAAGACTTTGAAGCCATGCTGGTCTTCGTTCGCACCAAAGTCATGGCAGCCGAACTAGCTGAGAAGTTAGAGGCGAGAGGATACTCCAGTGCAGTCCTCAGTGGCGATATTAGCCAACCTCTACGGGAAAAAACCATTGAACGAATCAAAGCGGGCCGTTTAGATATCATCGTCGCCACGGACGTGGCAGCTCGGGGACTGGATGTCGAACGAATCAGCCATGTGATTAATTACGACATTCCCTACGATACGGAAACATACGTCCATCGCATTGGGCGCACTGGGCGAGCTGGTCGACAAGGAGATGCCATCCTGTTTGTGTCTTCCCGGGAAAAGCGGATGTTGCGCTCCATTGAGCAGGCCACCCGCCAGCCCATTCAGCCCATGCCAATTCCCAGTCATGCGGATATTGCCGATCGCCGGATTGTCCAGTTCAAGCAGGTGATTACAGACACCATAGAAGATCAGGACCTTGGCTTCTTTGAAGACCTGATCTCCAACTATCAACAAGAACAGGACCTGAGCTTACGAGAAATCGCTGCGTCCCTGGCCTACTTAGTCCAAAAAGATAAGCCCTTGGTCCCCCCCAAAGAAGATTTGTCTTCAGACCCAGGCCATGCGGTTCAAACCAGTAACTGGGCCGCTGATTTGGGTAAGCCTTCCCATCAGCAAATGCAGCTCTTCCGCATTGAGGTGGGTCGCCAACATGAGGTAAAGCCGAAGAATATCGTCGGTGCGATCGCAAATGAAGTCAACCTCGCCCCCCGCTACATCGGTCAAATCAAACTGTTTGATACCTTCAGCACGGTCTATCTACCGGAGTGCATGCCGAAGCCCATTTTTCAACATCTCAAACAGGTTCGAGTCCGGGGGCAGAAGTTAAATATTAGTCTGTGCACAAAAGAGGAGCGATCTAGAAAGCGCTCCGGTAAATCCGTCCACAAAGGTCGCCATAAAAAGCATTCTCACCGCAAAGCAAAGGCTGGCAAAAGCTAA